One Rhea pennata isolate bPtePen1 chromosome 3, bPtePen1.pri, whole genome shotgun sequence DNA segment encodes these proteins:
- the ENAH gene encoding protein enabled homolog isoform X1, with product MSEQSICQARAAVMVYDDANKKWVPAGGSTGFSRVHIYHHTGNNTFRVVGRKIQDHQVVINCAIPKGLKYNQATQTFHQWRDARQVYGLNFGSKEDANVFASAMMHALEVLNSQEAGPTLPRQNSQLPSQVQNGPSQEELEIQRRQLQEQQRQKELERERLDRERMERERLERERLERERLERERLEQEQLERERQERERQERLERERQEKERQDRERLERLERERQERERQEQLEREQLEWERERRFSNAAPSFDNSPYSTPLPEYSSCQPPSAPPPSYAKAVSAPMAEATPEYAVVTSAPPTSTPPTPPLRHSASRFATSLGSAFHPVLPHYATVPRQLNKSSRPPSPVNAPATLPPNTKPVAWSAPSFAPLPPSPPVMISSPPGKATGPRPVLPVSASNPVPQMPTSPTAPNGLPESVTHPVPSPSTSGPTPPPPPPPPPLPSFPPLSFSGPQASPSPNSPNASTPSSKPSVLPSPSAATPASVENSLNSVLGDSSASEPVLQAASQPIEPTTQQGVVQGPPAPPPPPPLPPGPAQSSVAVPPPPGPPPPPPLPPSGPPPPPPPPPLPSQVPPVPLPPPAPPLPASGFSVGFMSEENRPLTGLAAALAGAKLRKVSRGEDSSSSSGGGSSASSKTDGGRGNGPLPLGGSGLMEEMSALLARRRRIAEKGSTEPEQKEDKTEESESSASKVSSTSTPELTRKPWERTNTVNGSKSPVISRRESPWKNLIVSENRFYDSLNRPKSTPTGQPSANGVQSEGLDYDRLKQDILDEMRKELTKLKEELIDAIRQELSKSNTA from the exons TGAGCAGAGTATCTGCCAAGCACGAGCTGCAGTAATGGTCTACGATGACGCCAATAAGAAATGGGTACCAGCTGGTGGATCAACTGGATTCAGCAGAGTTCATATATATCATCACACAGGCAACAACACTTTTAGAGTAGTGGGCAGAAAGATTCAGGATCATCAG GTGGTAATAAATTGTGCCATTCCAAAAGGACTGAAGTACAATCAAGCTACACAAACCTTCCACCAGTGGCGTGATGCTAGACAGGTGTATGGTCTTAATTTTGGCAGCAAAGAAGATGCCAATGTCTTCGCAAGTGCCATGATGCATGCCTTAGAAGTATTAAATTCACAGGAAGCTG gtcCAACATTGCCTCGACAAaattcacagcttccctctcaaGTACAAAATGGTCCATCACAAGAAGAATTGGAAATCCAGAGAAG ACAGTTGCAAGAGCAACAAAGGCAGAAGGAGCTGGAACGGGAAAGGCTGGATCGTGAGCGAATGGAAcgggagaggctggagagagagagactagaAAGGGAAAGACTTGAAAGAGAACGCCTAGAACAGGAGCAACTGGAGAGAGAACGGCAAGAAAGGGAACGGCAAGAACGCCTGGAAAGGGAGagacaggaaaaggagaggCAGGATCGAGAAAGACTTGAACGACTTGAAAGGGAAAGGCAAGAAAGAGAGCGGCAAGAACAGTTGGAAAGGGAACAATTGgaatgggagagagagagaaggttTTCAAATGCTG CTCCATCTTTCGACAACTCCCCGTATAGCACTCCACTTCCTGAGTACTCCAGTTGCCAGCCTCCTTCAGCACCTCCTCCATCATATGCAAAAGCAGTCTCAGCACCAATGGCAGAGGCCACACCGGAGTATGCTGTAGTGACTTCTGCACCACCGACTTCCACTCCCCCTACACCGCCTCTAAGGCACTCTGCATCACGTTTTGCTACATCTTTAGGCTCAGCTTTCCACCCTGTTCTTCCCCATTATGCTACAGTTCCTCGTCAGTTGAACAAAAGTTCTCGGCCCCCTTCTCCTGTGAATGCCCCAGCAACTTTGCCCCCAAATACGAAGCCTGTTGCCTGGTCTGCGCCCAGTTTTGCACCCCttcccccatctcctccagTAATGATAAGTAGTCCACCAGGCAAAGCTACTGGTCCAAGACCTGTCCTCCCAGTGTCTGCTTCGAATCCAGTGCCCCAAATGCCCACGTCTCCTACTGCTCCAAATGGGCTTCCTGAAAGCGTGACTCATCCAGTTCCTTCGCCTTCTACCTCAGGTCCAACTCCGCCTCCGCCACCCCCTCCTCCGCCGCTGCCTTCCTTTCCACCTCTCTCATTCTCTGGACCTCAAGCTTCTCCTTCTCCAAACTCCCCTAATGCCTCGACTCCCTCATCCAAGCCTAgtgttctcccttctccctctgcagCTACCCCTGCCTCTGTTGAGAACTCTCTAAACTCTGTGCTGGGAGACTCCTCTGCTTCTGAGCCAGTCTTGCAGGCAGCCTCTCAGCCGATTGAACCTACGACCCAGCAGG GTGTTGTCCAAGGACCACCTGCacctcctcccccacccccattGCCCCCTGGCCCAGCTCAGTCTTCAGTAGCAGTCCCACCTCCTCCTggcccaccaccaccacctccactTCCACCCTCAGGGCCACCACCGCCGCCACCACCTCCTCCACTTCCTAGCCAAGTTCCTCCTGTTCCTCTTCCACCTCCTGCCCCACCCCTCCCTGCCTCTGGATTTTCTGTGGGATTTATGTCTGAAGAAAATCGCCCTTTAACTGGACTAGCTGCTGCACTTGCTGGAGCCAAACTTAGGAAAGTGTCACGG GGTGAAGACTCCTCCAGCTCAAGTGGAGGAGGAAGCTCTGCTTCATCTAAAACTGATGGCGGCCGTGGAAATGGGCCGCTTCCCTTGGGAGGCAGTGGATTAATGGAAGAAATGAGTGCCCTGCTGGCCAGAAG GAGAAGAATTGCTGAAAAGGGATCAACAGAAccagagcagaaagaagataaaact GAAGAATCAGAGTCTTCAGCTTCTAAGGTTTCTTCAACAAGCACACCTG AATTAACGAGAAAACCTTGGGAAAGAACAAATACAGTGAATGGAAGCAAGTCACCTGTTATCTCCAG ACGGGAATCTCCATGGAAAAATCTGattgtttctgaaaacaggTTCTATGATTCATTGAACAG
- the ENAH gene encoding protein enabled homolog isoform X2 encodes MSEQSICQARAAVMVYDDANKKWVPAGGSTGFSRVHIYHHTGNNTFRVVGRKIQDHQVVINCAIPKGLKYNQATQTFHQWRDARQVYGLNFGSKEDANVFASAMMHALEVLNSQEAGPTLPRQNSQLPSQVQNGPSQEELEIQRRQLQEQQRQKELERERLDRERMERERLERERLERERLERERLEQEQLERERQERERQERLERERQEKERQDRERLERLERERQERERQEQLEREQLEWERERRFSNAAPSFDNSPYSTPLPEYSSCQPPSAPPPSYAKAVSAPMAEATPEYAVVTSAPPTSTPPTPPLRHSASRFATSLGSAFHPVLPHYATVPRQLNKSSRPPSPVNAPATLPPNTKPVAWSAPSFAPLPPSPPVMISSPPGKATGPRPVLPVSASNPVPQMPTSPTAPNGLPESVTHPVPSPSTSGPTPPPPPPPPPLPSFPPLSFSGPQASPSPNSPNASTPSSKPSVLPSPSAATPASVENSLNSVLGDSSASEPVLQAASQPIEPTTQQGVVQGPPAPPPPPPLPPGPAQSSVAVPPPPGPPPPPPLPPSGPPPPPPPPPLPSQVPPVPLPPPAPPLPASGFSVGFMSEENRPLTGLAAALAGAKLRKVSRGEDSSSSSGGGSSASSKTDGGRGNGPLPLGGSGLMEEMSALLARRRRIAEKGSTEPEQKEDKTEESESSASKVSSTSTPELTRKPWERTNTVNGSKSPVISRPKSTPTGQPSANGVQSEGLDYDRLKQDILDEMRKELTKLKEELIDAIRQELSKSNTA; translated from the exons TGAGCAGAGTATCTGCCAAGCACGAGCTGCAGTAATGGTCTACGATGACGCCAATAAGAAATGGGTACCAGCTGGTGGATCAACTGGATTCAGCAGAGTTCATATATATCATCACACAGGCAACAACACTTTTAGAGTAGTGGGCAGAAAGATTCAGGATCATCAG GTGGTAATAAATTGTGCCATTCCAAAAGGACTGAAGTACAATCAAGCTACACAAACCTTCCACCAGTGGCGTGATGCTAGACAGGTGTATGGTCTTAATTTTGGCAGCAAAGAAGATGCCAATGTCTTCGCAAGTGCCATGATGCATGCCTTAGAAGTATTAAATTCACAGGAAGCTG gtcCAACATTGCCTCGACAAaattcacagcttccctctcaaGTACAAAATGGTCCATCACAAGAAGAATTGGAAATCCAGAGAAG ACAGTTGCAAGAGCAACAAAGGCAGAAGGAGCTGGAACGGGAAAGGCTGGATCGTGAGCGAATGGAAcgggagaggctggagagagagagactagaAAGGGAAAGACTTGAAAGAGAACGCCTAGAACAGGAGCAACTGGAGAGAGAACGGCAAGAAAGGGAACGGCAAGAACGCCTGGAAAGGGAGagacaggaaaaggagaggCAGGATCGAGAAAGACTTGAACGACTTGAAAGGGAAAGGCAAGAAAGAGAGCGGCAAGAACAGTTGGAAAGGGAACAATTGgaatgggagagagagagaaggttTTCAAATGCTG CTCCATCTTTCGACAACTCCCCGTATAGCACTCCACTTCCTGAGTACTCCAGTTGCCAGCCTCCTTCAGCACCTCCTCCATCATATGCAAAAGCAGTCTCAGCACCAATGGCAGAGGCCACACCGGAGTATGCTGTAGTGACTTCTGCACCACCGACTTCCACTCCCCCTACACCGCCTCTAAGGCACTCTGCATCACGTTTTGCTACATCTTTAGGCTCAGCTTTCCACCCTGTTCTTCCCCATTATGCTACAGTTCCTCGTCAGTTGAACAAAAGTTCTCGGCCCCCTTCTCCTGTGAATGCCCCAGCAACTTTGCCCCCAAATACGAAGCCTGTTGCCTGGTCTGCGCCCAGTTTTGCACCCCttcccccatctcctccagTAATGATAAGTAGTCCACCAGGCAAAGCTACTGGTCCAAGACCTGTCCTCCCAGTGTCTGCTTCGAATCCAGTGCCCCAAATGCCCACGTCTCCTACTGCTCCAAATGGGCTTCCTGAAAGCGTGACTCATCCAGTTCCTTCGCCTTCTACCTCAGGTCCAACTCCGCCTCCGCCACCCCCTCCTCCGCCGCTGCCTTCCTTTCCACCTCTCTCATTCTCTGGACCTCAAGCTTCTCCTTCTCCAAACTCCCCTAATGCCTCGACTCCCTCATCCAAGCCTAgtgttctcccttctccctctgcagCTACCCCTGCCTCTGTTGAGAACTCTCTAAACTCTGTGCTGGGAGACTCCTCTGCTTCTGAGCCAGTCTTGCAGGCAGCCTCTCAGCCGATTGAACCTACGACCCAGCAGG GTGTTGTCCAAGGACCACCTGCacctcctcccccacccccattGCCCCCTGGCCCAGCTCAGTCTTCAGTAGCAGTCCCACCTCCTCCTggcccaccaccaccacctccactTCCACCCTCAGGGCCACCACCGCCGCCACCACCTCCTCCACTTCCTAGCCAAGTTCCTCCTGTTCCTCTTCCACCTCCTGCCCCACCCCTCCCTGCCTCTGGATTTTCTGTGGGATTTATGTCTGAAGAAAATCGCCCTTTAACTGGACTAGCTGCTGCACTTGCTGGAGCCAAACTTAGGAAAGTGTCACGG GGTGAAGACTCCTCCAGCTCAAGTGGAGGAGGAAGCTCTGCTTCATCTAAAACTGATGGCGGCCGTGGAAATGGGCCGCTTCCCTTGGGAGGCAGTGGATTAATGGAAGAAATGAGTGCCCTGCTGGCCAGAAG GAGAAGAATTGCTGAAAAGGGATCAACAGAAccagagcagaaagaagataaaact GAAGAATCAGAGTCTTCAGCTTCTAAGGTTTCTTCAACAAGCACACCTG AATTAACGAGAAAACCTTGGGAAAGAACAAATACAGTGAATGGAAGCAAGTCACCTGTTATCTCCAG
- the ENAH gene encoding protein enabled homolog isoform X3 yields the protein MKVYKPPVALQGRNGPKVDRLLSQLQEQQRQKELERERLDRERMERERLERERLERERLERERLEQEQLERERQERERQERLERERQEKERQDRERLERLERERQERERQEQLEREQLEWERERRFSNAAPSFDNSPYSTPLPEYSSCQPPSAPPPSYAKAVSAPMAEATPEYAVVTSAPPTSTPPTPPLRHSASRFATSLGSAFHPVLPHYATVPRQLNKSSRPPSPVNAPATLPPNTKPVAWSAPSFAPLPPSPPVMISSPPGKATGPRPVLPVSASNPVPQMPTSPTAPNGLPESVTHPVPSPSTSGPTPPPPPPPPPLPSFPPLSFSGPQASPSPNSPNASTPSSKPSVLPSPSAATPASVENSLNSVLGDSSASEPVLQAASQPIEPTTQQGVVQGPPAPPPPPPLPPGPAQSSVAVPPPPGPPPPPPLPPSGPPPPPPPPPLPSQVPPVPLPPPAPPLPASGFSVGFMSEENRPLTGLAAALAGAKLRKVSRGEDSSSSSGGGSSASSKTDGGRGNGPLPLGGSGLMEEMSALLARRRRIAEKGSTEPEQKEDKTEESESSASKVSSTSTPELTRKPWERTNTVNGSKSPVISRRESPWKNLIVSENRFYDSLNRPKSTPTGQPSANGVQSEGLDYDRLKQDILDEMRKELTKLKEELIDAIRQELSKSNTA from the exons ATGAAAGTATATAAGCCTCCTGTTGCCCTTCAAGGACGTAATGGACCAAAAGTTGACCGGCTTCTGTC ACAGTTGCAAGAGCAACAAAGGCAGAAGGAGCTGGAACGGGAAAGGCTGGATCGTGAGCGAATGGAAcgggagaggctggagagagagagactagaAAGGGAAAGACTTGAAAGAGAACGCCTAGAACAGGAGCAACTGGAGAGAGAACGGCAAGAAAGGGAACGGCAAGAACGCCTGGAAAGGGAGagacaggaaaaggagaggCAGGATCGAGAAAGACTTGAACGACTTGAAAGGGAAAGGCAAGAAAGAGAGCGGCAAGAACAGTTGGAAAGGGAACAATTGgaatgggagagagagagaaggttTTCAAATGCTG CTCCATCTTTCGACAACTCCCCGTATAGCACTCCACTTCCTGAGTACTCCAGTTGCCAGCCTCCTTCAGCACCTCCTCCATCATATGCAAAAGCAGTCTCAGCACCAATGGCAGAGGCCACACCGGAGTATGCTGTAGTGACTTCTGCACCACCGACTTCCACTCCCCCTACACCGCCTCTAAGGCACTCTGCATCACGTTTTGCTACATCTTTAGGCTCAGCTTTCCACCCTGTTCTTCCCCATTATGCTACAGTTCCTCGTCAGTTGAACAAAAGTTCTCGGCCCCCTTCTCCTGTGAATGCCCCAGCAACTTTGCCCCCAAATACGAAGCCTGTTGCCTGGTCTGCGCCCAGTTTTGCACCCCttcccccatctcctccagTAATGATAAGTAGTCCACCAGGCAAAGCTACTGGTCCAAGACCTGTCCTCCCAGTGTCTGCTTCGAATCCAGTGCCCCAAATGCCCACGTCTCCTACTGCTCCAAATGGGCTTCCTGAAAGCGTGACTCATCCAGTTCCTTCGCCTTCTACCTCAGGTCCAACTCCGCCTCCGCCACCCCCTCCTCCGCCGCTGCCTTCCTTTCCACCTCTCTCATTCTCTGGACCTCAAGCTTCTCCTTCTCCAAACTCCCCTAATGCCTCGACTCCCTCATCCAAGCCTAgtgttctcccttctccctctgcagCTACCCCTGCCTCTGTTGAGAACTCTCTAAACTCTGTGCTGGGAGACTCCTCTGCTTCTGAGCCAGTCTTGCAGGCAGCCTCTCAGCCGATTGAACCTACGACCCAGCAGG GTGTTGTCCAAGGACCACCTGCacctcctcccccacccccattGCCCCCTGGCCCAGCTCAGTCTTCAGTAGCAGTCCCACCTCCTCCTggcccaccaccaccacctccactTCCACCCTCAGGGCCACCACCGCCGCCACCACCTCCTCCACTTCCTAGCCAAGTTCCTCCTGTTCCTCTTCCACCTCCTGCCCCACCCCTCCCTGCCTCTGGATTTTCTGTGGGATTTATGTCTGAAGAAAATCGCCCTTTAACTGGACTAGCTGCTGCACTTGCTGGAGCCAAACTTAGGAAAGTGTCACGG GGTGAAGACTCCTCCAGCTCAAGTGGAGGAGGAAGCTCTGCTTCATCTAAAACTGATGGCGGCCGTGGAAATGGGCCGCTTCCCTTGGGAGGCAGTGGATTAATGGAAGAAATGAGTGCCCTGCTGGCCAGAAG GAGAAGAATTGCTGAAAAGGGATCAACAGAAccagagcagaaagaagataaaact GAAGAATCAGAGTCTTCAGCTTCTAAGGTTTCTTCAACAAGCACACCTG AATTAACGAGAAAACCTTGGGAAAGAACAAATACAGTGAATGGAAGCAAGTCACCTGTTATCTCCAG ACGGGAATCTCCATGGAAAAATCTGattgtttctgaaaacaggTTCTATGATTCATTGAACAG